A region of the Bacteroidota bacterium genome:
CCAGTTTATTGTGCAGCGTGTGCTCTCTGCAGCCAATATTGACAACGCCCGCAGAGGGACCATTTTTGCCGGCTTCCTCAAGCAGCTCCCGCTCTTCATTTTTGTTGTGCCGGGTATCATTGCCTACACGCTCTCTCAGTCTGGCGCCATTGCACTTGACGAGCCAGATCAGGCGCTGCCGGCGCTGATTGGTACCTTGTTGCCTGCCGGATTGCGCGGCCTCGTGGTTGCCGGCTTGCTTGCCGCCCTGATGAGCTCGCTTTCTTCCGTATTCAATTCCTGTTCAACCCTGATTTCCTGGGATATCTACCGAAAGCTGAAACCAGAAGCAACAGAGAAAACACTCGTACGTGTCGGACAGTTTTCCACGATTGGCATGGTTGCACTGGGACTCGCATGGATTCCGTTTATGGACCAAATCTCGGGCAAACTCTTTGTCTATCTACAGAGCGTACAGGGGTATATCGCACCGCCAATTGCGGCCGTATTCCTTGTTGGTATCATGTGGCGCAGGGTTAATGCCAAAGGAGCCATTGCATCACTGATGACAGGCTTTGTGCTCGGCATGACACGCCTCATTGCAGAATTAAACAAAGAATCGCTTGAAGGCACGATGTACGCTTTTGCCGATGTAAACTTCCTGCATTTTGCGTTTGGCCTGTTCCTCTTTTGTATTGCAGTATTGATCGGCGTAAGCCTGATAACGCAGGCACCAAGCGATGAAAAAGTGAAAGACCTCACGTTTTCTACAGTTGATGCGAGCACGGCGCTCCCATCCGATCCGGTATGGAAACAGAAAGACGTGTGGGCTGCGATTGCCTTGCTTGTGATTGTTGCCCTTGTCTGGCTTTACTTCACTGGTTGATCGGCGGGTAGCTTTAACACCGAACCATTAAAAAATAGAACGGCAGCACCTGAATCTGGTGCTGCGGTTTTCTATGTACCGTATTTTCTCTGGCTGCGCCTAACGCACTTTCACCAATTGGCGGGTTTGTCCGAACGTATCGCCGGCTTCAAGTCGCGAGAAGTAGATCCCGCTCGCAACGGGCGTCCCCCAGGTTGTTTTGCCATCCCACCGGACCGTGTGTTTGCCGGCTGCTTGTCCCGGGTCCTGTACGAGCACCTGAACTTGCCGGCCCTGCACGTCATAAATAGTAAGCGTAACAGCTGACGGTTCTGGCAATGTATAG
Encoded here:
- a CDS encoding sodium transporter; this encodes QFIVQRVLSAANIDNARRGTIFAGFLKQLPLFIFVVPGIIAYTLSQSGAIALDEPDQALPALIGTLLPAGLRGLVVAGLLAALMSSLSSVFNSCSTLISWDIYRKLKPEATEKTLVRVGQFSTIGMVALGLAWIPFMDQISGKLFVYLQSVQGYIAPPIAAVFLVGIMWRRVNAKGAIASLMTGFVLGMTRLIAELNKESLEGTMYAFADVNFLHFAFGLFLFCIAVLIGVSLITQAPSDEKVKDLTFSTVDASTALPSDPVWKQKDVWAAIALLVIVALVWLYFTG